The following proteins are encoded in a genomic region of Reichenbachiella sp.:
- the rfbB gene encoding dTDP-glucose 4,6-dehydratase, with protein MTKKILITGGAGFIGSHAVKYFVSQYPSYEIFNLDKLTYAGNPNNLIEVENSANYHFIQGDICDSSLIDRLFNDHEFDSVIHFAAESHVDRSIEDPLAFVNTNIIGTVNLLNSCRNFWKDNFTNKLFYHISTDEVYGSLDDGEFFYETTAYDPQSPYSASKASSDHFVRAYSNTYKLPIVISNCSNNYGPNQFPEKLIPLCIQNIIDKKPLPVYGKGENIRDWLFVHDHVTAIDAVFHRGKIGETYNIGGFNEWKNIDLVKLLCQIMDKKLNRTPGTCETLITFVTDRAGHDHRYAIDSSKISKELNWQPSLQFKEGLEKTVDWYLANQQWLADIKSGAYLNK; from the coding sequence ATGACGAAAAAAATATTAATTACGGGTGGGGCTGGATTTATAGGATCGCATGCCGTTAAATATTTTGTTAGTCAATATCCTAGCTATGAGATTTTCAATCTGGATAAACTCACCTATGCAGGTAATCCCAATAATTTAATAGAGGTCGAAAATTCCGCTAACTATCATTTTATTCAAGGAGACATTTGTGATAGTAGTCTGATAGACCGGCTTTTTAATGACCACGAGTTTGATAGTGTCATTCACTTCGCAGCCGAGTCACATGTGGATCGTTCCATTGAAGATCCTTTGGCTTTTGTCAACACCAATATCATCGGAACGGTAAATCTTCTAAATAGCTGTAGAAACTTCTGGAAAGACAACTTCACCAACAAACTGTTTTACCATATTTCTACTGATGAAGTGTATGGGTCTTTGGATGACGGAGAGTTTTTTTACGAGACCACAGCCTACGATCCACAATCGCCGTATTCTGCATCTAAAGCTAGTTCAGATCACTTTGTTAGAGCCTATAGCAATACGTACAAATTACCCATTGTAATTTCCAATTGCTCCAATAACTATGGCCCAAATCAGTTTCCTGAAAAACTAATCCCACTTTGTATACAAAACATAATTGATAAAAAACCATTACCTGTTTATGGTAAAGGTGAAAATATCAGAGACTGGTTATTTGTTCATGATCATGTCACGGCCATTGATGCTGTTTTCCACAGAGGGAAGATTGGTGAAACTTATAACATTGGTGGATTCAATGAATGGAAAAACATTGATTTAGTCAAACTTCTTTGTCAAATCATGGACAAGAAATTGAACAGAACTCCTGGTACTTGCGAAACCCTCATCACGTTTGTAACCGATCGCGCAGGGCATGACCACAGATATGCCATCGATTCCTCTAAAATTTCAAAGGAACTCAATTGGCAACCATCCTTGCAGTTTAAGGAAGGGCTTGAAAAAACTGTAGATTGGTATTTAGCAAATCAACAATGGTTAGCCGATATCAAATCTGGTGCTTACCTCAATAAGTAA
- the galE gene encoding UDP-glucose 4-epimerase GalE: MKNILVTGGLGFIGSHTCVELINSGFTPIILDNLSNSEPWIKDRIEKIVNQSVVFYEGDCRDKELLNQIFTEQKINGIIHFAAYKAVGESVNEPLKYYENNIGGLTAILEVSQKQNCSNLVFSSSCTVYGTPDRLPVDESAQIKSAESPYGTTKIICEKIIQDLSKADKNYKSILLRYFNPIGAHETSLIGELPLGVPSNLVPFITQTAAGIRESLTVFGNDYNTKDGSCVRDFIHVTDLAKAHIKALEFLINKNEGTCEAVNIGTGNGNTVLELINSFEKSTGQKLNYTLGDRRGGDVEAVYADAKKSKELLGWEAEISLEQSLLDAWNWQKTL, encoded by the coding sequence ATGAAAAACATCCTAGTAACAGGAGGGCTTGGATTTATTGGTTCGCACACCTGCGTTGAACTAATAAATTCAGGTTTTACCCCAATTATTTTAGACAACCTTAGTAATTCAGAACCTTGGATAAAGGATAGAATTGAGAAAATTGTAAACCAATCTGTGGTTTTCTACGAGGGAGATTGTAGGGATAAAGAATTGCTAAACCAAATATTCACCGAGCAAAAAATAAATGGAATTATTCATTTTGCTGCCTATAAAGCCGTCGGTGAGTCTGTCAACGAACCTCTGAAGTATTACGAAAATAACATCGGAGGTCTGACTGCCATTTTGGAAGTGTCTCAAAAGCAAAATTGTTCTAATCTGGTATTCTCCTCTTCATGTACTGTATATGGCACGCCAGATCGATTGCCAGTAGATGAATCTGCTCAAATTAAGAGTGCAGAATCGCCTTATGGCACAACCAAAATCATCTGCGAAAAGATTATTCAGGATCTATCCAAAGCAGATAAAAATTACAAATCAATCTTACTGAGATATTTCAACCCCATTGGGGCACATGAAACTTCCTTGATTGGTGAATTACCTTTAGGAGTTCCCAGCAACTTAGTTCCGTTTATTACACAAACTGCAGCGGGGATAAGGGAGAGCTTAACCGTTTTTGGCAACGACTACAACACCAAAGATGGCAGCTGTGTTAGAGACTTCATCCATGTGACTGACTTGGCCAAAGCACATATCAAAGCTCTAGAATTTTTGATCAATAAGAACGAAGGCACTTGTGAAGCCGTAAACATTGGAACTGGCAATGGAAACACAGTACTGGAGTTAATTAATTCATTTGAAAAATCAACTGGGCAAAAGCTAAATTACACCCTCGGAGACAGAAGAGGTGGTGATGTAGAAGCTGTCTATGCAGATGCAAAGAAGTCAAAAGAACTCCTTGGATGGGAAGCGGAAATTAGCCTAGAACAATCCTTATTGGATGCCTGGAATTGGCAAAAGACACTATAG
- a CDS encoding UDP-glucose/GDP-mannose dehydrogenase family protein has product MKIAVVGTGYVGLVTGTCFAETGNHVTCIDIDEKKVEKLKNKIMPIYEPGLDLLFERNIKQGRLEFTTNLAEGIKDAKIIFLALPTPPGEDGSADLKYILGVADELGPLLENYTVIVDKSTVPVGTAEKVTANIKKGAKVDFDVVSNPEFLREGVALDDFMKPDRVVIGTSSDRAKKIMDDLYAPLVRQGNPIIVMDEKSAELTKYAANSFLATKITFMNEIANMCELVGADVDAVRKGVGTDSRIGKRFLFAGIGYGGSCFPKDVQALAKSAKEVDYNFEILTAVMNKNESQKMKLIERIKAHYNGDLSGKTFAVWGLAFKPYTDDIREAPALLNIKELLAAGAKVKTYDPEAMENVKEVFGDQIEFCNDEYDAAKDADALLIMTEWPVFRTPDFSKLDGTLKNKLIFDGRNLYNTETMAELGYTYHSIGRATVNK; this is encoded by the coding sequence ATGAAAATTGCTGTAGTAGGAACTGGATACGTAGGATTGGTTACAGGAACTTGTTTTGCAGAAACAGGGAATCATGTTACCTGTATAGATATTGATGAGAAAAAAGTTGAAAAACTAAAAAATAAAATCATGCCTATCTATGAACCAGGCCTTGATTTACTATTTGAAAGAAACATCAAACAAGGGAGACTAGAGTTCACTACAAACTTAGCCGAAGGAATAAAGGATGCTAAAATAATATTCTTAGCTCTACCAACACCTCCAGGAGAGGATGGCTCGGCAGATCTTAAATATATCTTAGGAGTAGCCGATGAACTAGGCCCATTGTTGGAAAATTACACAGTAATTGTCGATAAAAGCACTGTACCTGTTGGCACGGCAGAAAAAGTTACTGCTAATATCAAAAAAGGAGCGAAAGTAGATTTTGACGTTGTTTCAAATCCTGAATTCCTAAGAGAGGGCGTTGCTCTCGATGATTTCATGAAGCCTGACAGAGTAGTGATCGGCACTTCTTCTGATCGAGCTAAAAAGATCATGGATGATCTTTATGCTCCTTTGGTTAGACAAGGCAATCCAATCATCGTAATGGATGAGAAATCTGCAGAATTGACCAAATATGCGGCGAACTCATTCTTAGCCACTAAAATTACTTTCATGAACGAAATCGCCAATATGTGTGAATTGGTGGGTGCGGATGTAGATGCAGTTAGAAAGGGCGTGGGCACCGATTCAAGAATTGGAAAAAGATTCCTTTTTGCAGGTATAGGATATGGAGGTAGCTGCTTTCCTAAAGACGTTCAAGCACTAGCCAAATCTGCTAAAGAAGTGGATTACAACTTCGAAATACTGACAGCTGTCATGAATAAAAATGAATCTCAGAAAATGAAATTGATCGAAAGAATCAAAGCTCATTACAATGGAGATTTATCAGGTAAAACTTTTGCAGTTTGGGGGCTTGCTTTCAAGCCTTATACTGATGATATCAGAGAAGCACCGGCTTTGTTGAATATAAAAGAGTTACTCGCGGCTGGAGCAAAAGTCAAAACTTATGATCCAGAAGCTATGGAAAACGTTAAAGAGGTATTTGGAGACCAAATTGAGTTTTGCAACGACGAGTATGATGCTGCCAAGGATGCCGATGCACTTCTTATCATGACCGAATGGCCAGTATTCCGAACCCCAGACTTTTCTAAGTTAGATGGAACATTAAAGAATAAACTAATCTTTGATGGTAGAAATCTTTATAACACAGAAACCATGGCAGAGCTTGGTTATACCTACCACAGTATAGGGCGAGCAACTGTTAATAAATAA
- a CDS encoding acyl-CoA dehydrogenase yields MNNISENTPELVAENCQMIKDMVNDFCEKEIKPNIMKWDETQEFPIPLFKKLGELGLMGVLVPQEYGGSGFGYHEYVTVVSEIAKVCGSIGLSVAAHNSLCTGHIMQFGNEEQKKRWLPKLASAEWIGAWGLTEPNTGSDAGNMKTTAVKDGDHWVINGTKNFITHGISGDVAVVMTRTGEPGDSHGMTAFVVERGTPGFSGGKKEDKLGMRASETAEMIFDDCRVPAENLLGEVGEGFVQALKILDGGRISIAALGLGIAQGALDAAVAYSQERQQFNQSISKFQGISFKIADMATQVMASRLLIKEAAELKNQGKSVNRESAMAKLHSSETAVSVSNDAVQIFGGYGYVKDFPVEKFYRDSKLCTIGEGTSEIQKLVIARTLFDK; encoded by the coding sequence ATGAATAATATTAGCGAAAATACGCCGGAATTGGTTGCGGAGAACTGCCAAATGATAAAAGATATGGTAAATGATTTCTGTGAAAAGGAAATAAAACCGAATATCATGAAATGGGATGAAACCCAAGAATTTCCAATTCCTCTTTTTAAGAAGCTTGGTGAGCTAGGTCTGATGGGAGTTCTTGTTCCACAAGAGTACGGAGGGTCTGGATTTGGTTATCATGAGTATGTGACAGTAGTTTCTGAAATAGCAAAGGTTTGCGGATCAATAGGCCTATCTGTTGCAGCTCATAATTCCTTGTGTACAGGGCACATTATGCAATTTGGCAATGAAGAGCAAAAGAAACGTTGGTTGCCTAAGTTGGCAAGTGCAGAATGGATAGGTGCTTGGGGGCTCACAGAACCCAATACAGGATCTGATGCAGGGAACATGAAAACTACTGCCGTGAAGGATGGTGATCATTGGGTAATCAATGGGACTAAGAATTTTATCACACATGGAATTTCAGGAGATGTAGCTGTTGTAATGACCAGAACGGGTGAGCCAGGTGATTCTCATGGGATGACTGCCTTTGTAGTGGAAAGAGGAACTCCGGGTTTCTCAGGAGGAAAAAAGGAAGATAAATTAGGAATGCGCGCATCAGAAACTGCAGAAATGATATTTGATGATTGTCGTGTACCTGCAGAAAATTTGCTTGGAGAAGTAGGAGAAGGTTTTGTCCAAGCATTAAAAATATTGGACGGTGGTAGAATTTCTATTGCTGCTTTAGGGTTAGGGATTGCTCAAGGAGCTTTAGATGCTGCAGTAGCTTATTCTCAAGAGAGACAACAATTCAATCAGTCGATTTCTAAGTTTCAAGGCATCTCATTCAAAATAGCGGACATGGCTACACAGGTGATGGCATCCCGATTATTAATTAAGGAAGCAGCAGAGCTCAAGAACCAAGGTAAGAGTGTGAATAGGGAATCTGCAATGGCTAAACTACATTCTTCAGAAACAGCAGTAAGTGTATCAAATGATGCGGTGCAGATATTTGGAGGTTATGGTTACGTAAAGGACTTTCCTGTGGAGAAATTCTATAGAGATTCAAAACTTTGTACAATTGGAGAAGGCACTTCAGAGATACAAAAATTAGTGATTGCCAGAACACTATTTGATAAGTAG
- the rpsU gene encoding 30S ribosomal protein S21 — MLIINVKENESVDRALKRFKKKFEKTGVLKQLRARTAFKKPSVARREELIKAAYKQKMYAKENY; from the coding sequence ATGTTGATTATTAACGTAAAGGAAAACGAATCAGTCGATAGAGCGCTTAAGAGATTCAAAAAGAAGTTTGAGAAAACTGGTGTTTTGAAGCAATTGAGAGCTAGAACAGCCTTCAAGAAACCTTCTGTTGCAAGAAGAGAAGAGCTGATTAAAGCGGCTTACAAGCAAAAAATGTACGCCAAAGAAAACTACTAA
- a CDS encoding tyrosine-type recombinase/integrase: MIKPFLKYLLQEKRYSSHTVQAYETDLLQFQDYLECIDLELTLEEAGHKMLRAWVVSLIEADINPRSVNRKIASLRSYYKFLLKREVISENPATKLRPLKTAKALPEFVLKDEMDNLLDRVEFSNDFEGTRDKLVIELLYGTGIRLSELIHLKDQDVDHFNQSIKVLGKRNKERIIPLTLDNIRLIEAYGKVKGQVGVTNDWLLTTDKGKKCYPMMVYRIVQKYLGYISKVYKKSPHVLRHTYATHLLNNGADLNAVKDLLGHSSLAATQVYTHNSLDKLKSVFDQAHPKA; this comes from the coding sequence ATGATAAAACCATTCCTCAAATACCTCCTACAAGAAAAAAGATACAGTTCTCACACTGTACAAGCCTATGAGACTGATCTCCTTCAGTTTCAAGATTACTTGGAATGTATTGATTTAGAATTGACCCTTGAAGAAGCAGGTCACAAAATGCTGCGTGCATGGGTGGTTTCGCTAATTGAAGCGGATATAAATCCTCGTTCTGTCAATCGTAAGATTGCATCCCTGAGATCGTACTATAAATTCCTTCTGAAACGGGAGGTAATATCAGAAAATCCTGCAACCAAACTCCGTCCACTTAAAACTGCCAAAGCCTTACCTGAGTTTGTCCTTAAGGATGAAATGGATAACCTTTTGGATAGGGTGGAGTTTTCAAATGACTTCGAGGGAACTCGTGACAAGCTCGTCATTGAACTACTTTATGGTACAGGTATTCGATTATCAGAATTGATACATCTAAAAGATCAAGACGTCGATCATTTTAATCAAAGCATAAAGGTTTTAGGAAAAAGAAATAAAGAAAGAATTATTCCTTTGACATTGGACAACATTCGGCTCATAGAGGCGTATGGAAAAGTAAAGGGCCAAGTTGGAGTAACCAATGATTGGCTGCTCACAACCGACAAAGGAAAAAAGTGCTACCCAATGATGGTGTATAGAATCGTACAGAAGTATTTGGGATACATTTCAAAAGTGTATAAGAAGAGCCCTCATGTGTTGCGACATACCTATGCGACACACTTGTTAAACAACGGTGCAGATCTGAATGCAGTCAAAGATTTACTGGGACATTCCAGTTTGGCAGCCACTCAGGTATACACGCACAATTCTTTGGATAAATTGAAGTCGGTCTTCGACCAAGCGCATCCAAAGGCTTAA
- the hpf gene encoding ribosome hibernation-promoting factor, HPF/YfiA family, with the protein MKLQFHSLHFDVDQKLVDFIQKKVDKLETFYDRIIDGEVILKVEKDDSRENKIIEIKLNIPGGQVFSKEQAKSFEAGADEAVEALRRQLKKKKEKMMAH; encoded by the coding sequence ATGAAGTTACAGTTTCATTCCCTTCATTTTGACGTAGATCAAAAATTGGTTGATTTCATTCAAAAGAAAGTTGACAAATTAGAGACGTTTTATGATAGGATCATTGACGGAGAGGTGATCTTGAAGGTCGAAAAAGACGACTCGAGAGAAAACAAGATAATAGAGATTAAATTGAATATACCAGGTGGACAGGTGTTTTCAAAAGAGCAAGCAAAGTCATTCGAAGCTGGTGCTGATGAGGCAGTAGAAGCCCTCAGAAGGCAACTAAAAAAGAAAAAAGAGAAGATGATGGCTCATTGA
- a CDS encoding DinB family protein has translation MKTISLMMLALVLTSAASNRSLSKKEIKYTTNYLNSSMSLAFSAVENLSHEQWTYQPDAESWSIAGICEHMLIAEKNILVLIQNKIITDEANRQVDEADLISNEEIIVGLKDRGDGKRRKTNERFEPTGALKTPAQFMTEYKAARKATMDFVKNTDVDLNAYYWSSPLGDKLSAYQWTILLSAHAERHTAQIVEVQSSSSYPL, from the coding sequence ATGAAAACAATTTCACTTATGATGCTGGCATTGGTTCTAACCAGTGCAGCATCCAATCGATCATTATCAAAAAAAGAAATTAAGTACACGACCAACTACCTGAATTCTTCCATGTCATTGGCGTTTAGTGCTGTAGAAAATTTATCACACGAGCAATGGACCTATCAGCCCGATGCCGAAAGCTGGTCTATCGCTGGCATTTGCGAACACATGCTGATCGCAGAAAAAAACATTCTGGTGTTGATTCAAAACAAGATCATTACGGATGAGGCCAATAGGCAGGTAGATGAAGCAGACTTGATCTCTAATGAAGAAATTATCGTGGGACTAAAGGATAGAGGAGACGGCAAAAGGAGAAAAACCAATGAACGTTTTGAACCAACAGGTGCCTTAAAAACCCCAGCTCAGTTTATGACAGAATACAAGGCGGCAAGAAAAGCCACCATGGACTTTGTGAAAAATACCGATGTGGATTTAAACGCCTATTACTGGTCCAGCCCATTGGGAGACAAATTGTCCGCGTATCAATGGACAATTCTTCTTAGCGCGCATGCAGAACGACACACGGCTCAAATTGTAGAAGTGCAATCGAGCAGCAGTTATCCCTTGTAG
- a CDS encoding LytTR family DNA-binding domain-containing protein: protein MKGNDFQPLPSILRKLFTMRSKLYQINTRLLRYMILPILALVLTHLVAYKKLPFEAGYQFPFLTFSFILLICAICCEANFICYNTLRKRFKSEPFNRHSIFRQLIISGVLTALVFGLLIYNINYFVFGVITPVTRFLSSLFIAELIILLETLYFITRDLYLSQSADIPSRANDIWHITNGRKTHLIESSDIAYLYSQSGIVYIITNEGRKWITQFNSLNEVKEAYNLDDFFQVNRQYLVKLQAIDTVLKEVNQKLQIRLSPTAPEIPAAAMISRYRSGEFKKWMAQ from the coding sequence ATGAAAGGAAATGACTTTCAACCTCTGCCTAGCATTTTGCGTAAGCTATTCACGATGCGCTCAAAACTCTACCAAATCAACACACGACTGCTGAGATACATGATATTGCCTATTCTGGCTCTGGTCCTCACGCATCTAGTCGCCTATAAGAAACTACCATTTGAAGCTGGTTATCAATTTCCATTTTTGACTTTTTCTTTCATCCTGCTGATTTGCGCGATCTGCTGCGAGGCCAACTTCATTTGTTACAATACGCTTAGAAAGCGTTTTAAATCTGAACCATTCAACAGACACTCTATCTTTAGGCAACTAATAATCTCTGGAGTTCTGACCGCCTTAGTATTTGGTCTTTTGATTTATAACATCAACTATTTTGTGTTTGGCGTGATCACGCCCGTCACTCGGTTTCTTTCTTCATTATTTATTGCCGAGTTGATTATTTTATTAGAAACCCTCTATTTCATTACGAGGGATTTATACCTCTCACAATCTGCAGACATTCCTTCCAGGGCTAACGATATATGGCATATCACTAACGGCCGAAAGACACATCTCATTGAGTCATCGGACATTGCTTATCTCTATTCTCAATCTGGCATTGTCTACATAATCACCAACGAAGGTCGAAAATGGATTACCCAATTCAATTCGTTGAATGAAGTAAAGGAAGCCTATAATCTAGATGACTTTTTTCAAGTTAACCGCCAATATTTGGTGAAGCTGCAGGCCATTGACACGGTATTGAAAGAAGTGAATCAAAAGCTACAAATCAGGCTCTCACCGACTGCCCCTGAAATCCCTGCTGCAGCCATGATCAGCCGCTATCGCAGCGGAGAGTTTAAAAAATGGATGGCTCAGTAA